The Algoriphagus halophilus genome window below encodes:
- a CDS encoding GumC domain-containing protein, whose translation MAGGKHFSENQFTLKEVFQNFSSWIAYFLSQWKILILAGIIGMVLGALVSIFKKPIFNASTSFVLEEGDAASMGQMSGLASLVGVNLGSLGSTSGLFQGDNIMELYRSDRMLDEALLSPFNENELLIDRFIAFEEIDKKWASKVDIPSMDFSINREDFTVSQDSVVKEVAKLIRENQLSVTKPDRKLSIIQVTVSSKDELYAKVFNERLVENVNEFYKETKTKKTSENLAILQSQADSVRAILDESIGAYATATDKVPNANPLLSSATIESKKRQIDVQATGAVYEEIVKNLEIAKVNHRNNSPLIQIIDSPRLPLERTEIRLVKGMFFGCAIVGMLTLLVVYFRRLYHKHVQES comes from the coding sequence ATGGCAGGAGGAAAGCACTTTTCGGAAAATCAATTTACATTGAAGGAAGTTTTTCAAAACTTTTCCAGTTGGATCGCTTATTTCCTTTCACAGTGGAAAATTTTGATCCTAGCAGGGATTATTGGGATGGTACTTGGAGCTCTGGTTTCCATTTTTAAAAAACCGATTTTCAATGCCAGTACCTCTTTTGTATTAGAAGAAGGAGATGCAGCTAGCATGGGGCAAATGTCTGGATTGGCCTCCTTGGTAGGAGTAAATTTAGGCTCCTTGGGAAGCACTAGTGGTTTGTTTCAGGGAGATAATATCATGGAACTGTACCGCTCGGATAGAATGCTAGACGAGGCCTTACTTAGTCCATTCAATGAAAATGAACTCCTAATAGACCGTTTTATAGCATTTGAAGAGATTGATAAAAAATGGGCGTCAAAAGTAGATATTCCGTCCATGGATTTTTCTATTAACCGGGAGGACTTTACAGTATCTCAGGATTCAGTCGTCAAAGAAGTAGCGAAGCTTATTCGCGAAAATCAACTGAGTGTAACCAAGCCCGATCGGAAGTTGAGTATTATTCAGGTAACGGTATCTTCAAAGGATGAATTGTATGCTAAAGTATTCAATGAGCGCTTGGTAGAAAATGTCAATGAGTTTTACAAAGAGACAAAAACAAAGAAGACCAGTGAGAACTTAGCCATTTTACAATCTCAGGCAGATTCTGTGAGAGCTATTTTGGATGAAAGTATTGGTGCTTATGCCACTGCCACTGATAAAGTTCCCAATGCGAACCCATTGTTGAGTTCAGCCACCATAGAAAGTAAAAAGAGGCAAATTGATGTCCAGGCAACTGGGGCTGTTTATGAGGAAATCGTAAAGAATTTGGAGATTGCAAAAGTAAATCACCGTAATAATTCTCCCTTAATACAAATTATTGATTCACCAAGATTGCCGTTGGAGCGAACGGAGATACGATTGGTTAAAGGAATGTTTTTTGGATGTGCAATTGTTGGGATGTTGACCCTATTGGTGGTGTATTTCCGCCGATTGTATCACAAGCATGTGCAGGAAAGCTAA
- the gldB gene encoding gliding motility lipoprotein GldB, with product MKLLRFSIYVFLLIIAFSCGKKEVACELDSEILDQDLTLEIVRLEDEFFTAESKEDFEFLLEKYPDFAEGYLGKSLYSSPDSLISELLAIHQDSAMNVLYDSVKVEFQDISEIQKDLENAFKAIKYYFPEFRVPKVYTFLSGFNSDLILTEDMIVIGLDYYLPITHTFQPDLPRYMAERYARPYIVPMIVTAISSQFNEINPQDNTMLAEMIYYGKAYHFTKAIMPCTSDQFIIGYTEDEIAECYANEEYIWAHFVENELLYETNPFEITKYLGEAPFTDAISTKAPGRLGRWLGWNIVDDYQFNQDVTITELMDNPDAEEIFRQSGYRPRSQN from the coding sequence ATGAAGCTTCTAAGATTTTCGATTTACGTATTCTTGTTAATCATCGCCTTTTCCTGTGGGAAAAAGGAAGTAGCATGTGAACTTGACTCTGAGATATTAGATCAAGACTTAACCCTTGAAATTGTCCGGTTAGAAGATGAATTCTTCACAGCTGAGTCGAAAGAAGATTTTGAATTTCTACTTGAAAAATACCCGGATTTTGCGGAAGGATATTTAGGAAAAAGTCTCTATTCAAGTCCTGATTCTTTGATTTCAGAACTACTCGCCATTCATCAGGATTCTGCAATGAATGTGCTTTATGATTCCGTAAAAGTGGAATTTCAAGATATTTCCGAGATACAGAAAGACCTAGAAAATGCCTTCAAAGCCATCAAATATTACTTCCCCGAGTTTCGGGTTCCTAAAGTTTATACCTTTTTAAGTGGCTTCAATTCAGATTTGATTCTTACTGAGGACATGATTGTGATTGGATTGGATTATTATTTACCCATCACTCACACATTTCAGCCGGACTTACCACGATACATGGCCGAGCGTTATGCTCGTCCCTACATCGTACCTATGATTGTCACGGCCATTTCATCTCAATTCAATGAAATCAATCCACAGGACAATACCATGCTGGCAGAGATGATCTATTATGGCAAAGCCTATCATTTTACCAAAGCCATTATGCCCTGTACTTCAGACCAATTTATTATTGGGTATACCGAGGATGAAATTGCTGAATGCTATGCTAATGAGGAATACATTTGGGCTCATTTTGTAGAAAATGAACTCCTGTACGAAACCAATCCTTTTGAAATCACCAAATACTTGGGAGAAGCCCCATTTACAGATGCCATCAGCACCAAAGCCCCAGGTCGGTTAGGAAGATGGTTAGGATGGAACATCGTGGATGATTATCAGTTTAACCAAGATGTAACCATAACGGAATTGATGGATAACCCAGATGCAGAGGAGATTTTTAGGCAGTCAGGATATAGGCCTCGTTCCCAAAATTAG
- a CDS encoding SLBB domain-containing protein, which yields MILKKRFWYFFALLASLGLATPQVIAQQNSDFTKIQVDDMSDAEIQELLNRSAQAGLSIEEFLEMAELRGMPTMEVTKLKARIAKLDLGERGLKRSSEASKRDPRKQADFDLIAGGIFQPQAEMEEIDPENQIFGTSLFYNKKRNLSFEPSLNQATPSSYILGPGDLLYVDIYGESEQYYEATVNPDGFVLLDNIGPVSVSGKSIEEATGIIKNRVSRYYTGLTGSNPSTFLNVTLGDVRTIKVHILGEVRLPGTFTLSAFSTVFNALYAAGGPNANGTMRAIKLVRNNKQIAEIDVYDLLIKGTADLDKQLQDQDVILVSPFISRAKIKGEVKRPMTFEIAHEDTFEDLLQYAGGFTDEAFKDRVAISRITGNQRSVSDLYQSQFNMFPLKGGDEITVQRILNRYSNRVQIKGAVYREGTFALTDGLTLSQLIKNAEGLRGDAYTQQASILRTKDDLSTEMVQVNLQSILDGTASDIPLQREDVVRIASIYDINNEKYVQILGEVKRPGIFPYSSEMKVEELIIMAGGLQESANTNDIEIARRLEDADLGTLSEIIPVQVNADLSFNLDGEVLQPYDQVIVRKRANFNMQKLVAVEGQVNSPGIFAIQTSEERISDLVKRAGGLNQFAYSKGATLIRRTEFFNTESEQLRRQRNLENLKLQLLADPNNSEAQEQLLERLFKDLPKEKDSPVDTQLAQNKKESLDQIASETPGFAVKIKETEAVAIDLEAIVNNPGSEDDLLLEEGDILSVPKLLQTVRMRGDVVYPTTLRHESNRSLKHYINGAGGFERRANKKQTYVVYANGAVKRTKGFFGIRNYPPVEPGAEVIVPTKGPKIPLRLGEIVGITTGLATLALVVSQINW from the coding sequence ATGATTTTAAAGAAAAGATTTTGGTACTTTTTTGCCTTACTTGCCTCCCTAGGATTGGCAACTCCACAGGTAATTGCTCAGCAAAACAGTGATTTCACCAAAATACAGGTGGATGATATGAGCGATGCCGAAATTCAGGAGTTATTGAACAGGTCCGCACAAGCAGGCCTTTCCATTGAGGAATTTTTGGAAATGGCAGAGTTAAGGGGAATGCCTACCATGGAAGTGACGAAGTTAAAAGCTCGTATTGCCAAATTGGATTTGGGAGAACGAGGTCTCAAAAGGTCCTCGGAAGCCTCCAAAAGAGATCCGAGAAAGCAAGCTGACTTTGATTTGATTGCTGGAGGGATTTTTCAGCCTCAAGCGGAAATGGAGGAGATCGACCCCGAGAATCAAATTTTTGGAACCTCCCTTTTTTATAATAAGAAGAGAAACTTGAGCTTTGAGCCAAGTTTGAACCAAGCAACGCCAAGCAGTTATATTTTGGGCCCAGGGGATTTGTTGTATGTAGATATTTATGGCGAATCTGAGCAGTATTATGAGGCAACAGTAAACCCTGATGGGTTTGTGCTATTGGATAATATTGGGCCGGTATCTGTTTCAGGAAAAAGTATTGAAGAGGCCACTGGCATTATTAAAAATAGGGTTTCCAGGTATTATACCGGGTTAACTGGAAGTAATCCATCTACTTTTTTGAACGTCACCTTGGGTGATGTTCGTACGATCAAAGTACATATTTTGGGTGAGGTAAGACTCCCAGGCACTTTCACTTTAAGTGCATTTTCTACAGTTTTCAATGCGTTGTATGCAGCAGGAGGGCCAAATGCAAATGGTACCATGCGTGCCATCAAATTGGTAAGAAACAATAAACAGATTGCGGAGATCGATGTCTACGATTTGTTGATCAAAGGGACGGCTGACTTGGATAAACAGCTACAAGATCAAGATGTGATATTGGTTTCTCCATTTATTTCCAGAGCAAAAATCAAAGGAGAGGTAAAGCGTCCTATGACCTTTGAAATCGCCCATGAGGACACCTTTGAGGATTTACTTCAATATGCTGGAGGATTTACGGATGAAGCATTTAAAGATCGGGTAGCCATTTCCAGAATTACCGGGAATCAACGATCAGTTTCGGACTTATATCAAAGCCAGTTTAACATGTTCCCCTTGAAAGGTGGAGATGAGATCACAGTTCAGCGAATTTTAAACAGGTATTCCAATCGAGTTCAAATCAAAGGGGCGGTTTATAGAGAAGGTACTTTTGCTTTGACCGATGGGCTGACCCTTTCTCAATTGATAAAGAATGCCGAAGGGCTCAGAGGAGATGCCTATACACAGCAGGCAAGTATCCTTCGAACCAAAGATGATCTTAGTACGGAAATGGTGCAGGTAAATCTCCAATCTATTTTGGATGGAACAGCTTCTGATATTCCTTTGCAGCGTGAAGACGTGGTTAGAATTGCCAGTATTTATGATATCAATAACGAAAAATATGTTCAGATTCTTGGGGAAGTAAAGCGGCCAGGAATTTTCCCTTATTCCTCTGAGATGAAAGTGGAGGAGTTGATAATCATGGCTGGGGGACTCCAGGAATCAGCCAATACTAATGATATTGAAATAGCAAGAAGGCTGGAAGATGCAGATTTAGGAACTTTGTCTGAAATTATCCCTGTCCAGGTCAATGCTGATTTGTCTTTCAATTTAGATGGAGAAGTACTACAGCCCTATGATCAGGTGATTGTAAGAAAAAGGGCAAATTTTAATATGCAGAAGTTGGTGGCAGTGGAAGGTCAAGTCAATTCGCCGGGTATTTTTGCCATTCAAACCAGTGAAGAACGAATTTCCGATTTGGTGAAAAGGGCTGGAGGACTCAACCAATTTGCGTATTCTAAAGGAGCTACCTTGATCCGAAGAACCGAATTTTTCAATACCGAATCCGAGCAATTAAGAAGACAGAGGAATTTGGAGAATTTGAAACTTCAATTGTTAGCTGATCCGAATAATTCCGAAGCACAGGAACAACTTTTGGAACGATTATTCAAAGACTTACCTAAAGAGAAAGACTCCCCAGTTGATACCCAGTTAGCTCAAAATAAAAAAGAATCCTTGGATCAAATTGCTTCGGAAACCCCTGGATTTGCAGTCAAAATCAAAGAAACAGAAGCGGTTGCTATTGATTTGGAAGCAATTGTAAATAACCCAGGTTCCGAAGATGACCTATTACTGGAAGAAGGTGATATTTTATCCGTACCCAAACTATTGCAAACGGTTAGAATGCGAGGGGATGTGGTGTATCCAACGACTTTAAGACATGAATCCAATAGAAGTTTGAAGCATTACATCAATGGTGCAGGAGGATTTGAAAGAAGGGCCAATAAAAAGCAAACCTATGTGGTTTATGCCAATGGGGCTGTAAAAAGAACCAAAGGATTCTTCGGAATCAGAAATTATCCTCCAGTAGAGCCAGGAGCTGAAGTAATTGTACCTACCAAAGGCCCAAAGATTCCATTGCGTTTAGGTGAGATTGTAGGAATCACCACTGGCTTGGCTACCTTGGCATTGGTCGTATCCCAAATTAACTGGTAA
- a CDS encoding radical SAM/SPASM domain-containing protein: MKNKWITAKAFLNYLTFWKVWNYFLLRISFQISRIIGRPILWGLPTTLSIEPTTSCNLRCPECPSGLRSFSRPTGMLQDQLFEKVILQSKAHLSWLHLYFQGEPFLNPRFLEMVKFADSQKIFTSTSTNAHYLKEETVQEILKSGLKQLIVSMDGITQEVYEQYRVGGDLEKVKEGLSLLIGEREKSNSMYPRIVLQFLVTGQNEHQLPKLKQWAQEVRVDELQLKTTQIYDFENGSELIPSDLGYSRYVPSNDGKWKLKKKLENKCWRMWQGAVVTWDGKVVPCCFDKDANHVMGELKKQPLLDVWKSPAYQLFRNQLLADRSQIDICQNCTE; encoded by the coding sequence GTGAAAAACAAATGGATTACAGCAAAAGCATTTCTCAACTACCTGACTTTTTGGAAAGTTTGGAATTATTTCTTGCTGCGAATTTCATTTCAAATTTCCAGAATCATAGGAAGGCCGATTCTATGGGGATTACCCACTACCTTATCCATTGAACCAACGACCAGCTGTAACCTCAGATGCCCGGAGTGTCCTTCAGGGTTAAGATCTTTTTCCCGTCCTACGGGGATGCTCCAGGATCAGTTGTTTGAAAAAGTCATCCTTCAATCCAAAGCCCATCTTAGCTGGCTACATCTATATTTTCAAGGAGAACCATTCTTAAATCCAAGATTTTTAGAAATGGTCAAATTTGCTGACTCTCAAAAGATTTTTACTTCAACTTCTACCAATGCGCATTATTTGAAAGAGGAGACCGTACAGGAAATTTTGAAAAGTGGGCTCAAGCAATTGATTGTTTCCATGGATGGAATCACGCAAGAAGTTTACGAACAATATCGGGTAGGAGGTGATTTGGAAAAAGTCAAAGAAGGACTAAGCCTTCTAATAGGAGAAAGAGAGAAATCAAATTCGATGTATCCTAGGATTGTACTTCAGTTTTTGGTGACTGGGCAAAATGAACATCAACTTCCTAAATTAAAGCAATGGGCCCAGGAGGTGAGGGTAGATGAATTGCAGTTGAAAACTACCCAGATTTATGACTTTGAAAATGGTTCTGAGTTGATTCCTTCTGATCTGGGATATTCTAGGTATGTGCCCAGTAATGATGGGAAATGGAAACTCAAAAAGAAGTTGGAAAACAAGTGTTGGCGGATGTGGCAAGGAGCTGTGGTTACTTGGGATGGTAAAGTAGTCCCTTGTTGTTTTGATAAAGATGCAAATCATGTCATGGGAGAATTGAAAAAACAACCTTTATTGGATGTTTGGAAATCTCCAGCTTATCAACTTTTTAGGAATCAATTACTTGCGGATCGTTCCCAGATTGATATCTGTCAAAATTGCACCGAATAG
- a CDS encoding glycosyltransferase family 2 protein produces the protein MAFIPEPSVAIVLVNWNGFEFTEACLQSLQHLEFPDYKIIVVDNASDNQEGSRLKAVFPDILLIQNEQNLGFTGGNNVGIRKALEDGYTHIMLLNNDTEVEADFLGEMIRRFQSNSKLGMVQPLICFLHEKEQIWSAGGKWNSFLGRAITLGDRKFLSNAYVADRPLDWATGCCMLVTREALLKVGLLNEGYFAYFEDVEWSLRFRENGYGIALASKAKIYHEAGASSKKKHSEGTLSARVFYLHVRNQLFLLRSACSGWEKPFAFAYHFSRFSLWMGYFFIRGRFQKLKSVARGIRDGLNFPLQNPLQWP, from the coding sequence ATGGCTTTTATACCTGAACCTTCGGTAGCTATTGTATTAGTAAACTGGAATGGGTTTGAGTTTACCGAAGCCTGTTTGCAATCGCTTCAACATCTTGAATTTCCTGATTACAAAATCATTGTAGTAGATAATGCGTCAGATAATCAGGAAGGAAGCCGTCTGAAAGCAGTATTTCCGGATATCCTTTTGATACAAAACGAGCAGAACCTGGGATTCACAGGTGGCAATAATGTAGGAATCAGGAAAGCTTTAGAAGATGGATACACTCATATCATGTTGTTGAATAATGATACGGAGGTAGAAGCTGATTTTTTGGGAGAAATGATTCGAAGGTTTCAGTCTAATTCCAAGTTGGGAATGGTTCAACCCTTGATCTGTTTTCTTCACGAAAAAGAACAAATCTGGAGTGCAGGGGGGAAATGGAATTCCTTTCTGGGTAGGGCAATTACCTTAGGTGACAGGAAATTTTTATCGAATGCCTACGTTGCTGATCGTCCTTTGGATTGGGCTACAGGATGCTGTATGCTGGTGACAAGGGAAGCATTATTGAAAGTTGGATTACTGAATGAGGGGTATTTTGCGTATTTTGAAGATGTAGAATGGTCCTTACGATTTCGAGAAAATGGATATGGGATTGCGCTGGCCTCCAAAGCAAAAATTTATCATGAAGCTGGGGCTTCTTCCAAAAAAAAGCATTCGGAAGGTACGTTGAGTGCCCGAGTGTTCTATCTGCATGTAAGAAACCAGTTATTCCTACTAAGAAGTGCCTGTTCTGGATGGGAGAAACCTTTTGCTTTTGCCTATCATTTCAGTAGGTTCTCATTATGGATGGGGTATTTTTTTATTCGGGGTAGGTTTCAGAAATTAAAATCTGTGGCAAGAGGGATCAGAGATGGCTTAAATTTTCCATTACAAAATCCATTGCAATGGCCTTGA
- a CDS encoding oligosaccharide flippase family protein produces MFEKLLLLPIGNIIRNKSIQNFLFLAIIQSSNVLISIISMPLLIQSIGVDQFGLVNLSLAVIILLNILVGFGYNLSAPREVAINQGDKTALSHLVSNVFSAKILLATIATLIILISVFGLNLFKEYQMILVFSSLMLFSEATLPLWFFQGMEKMKLISIANIFSKLLFLMGIVLFIHNPGQSRWVNFMMGFFGLSINILLLFYIHTFMGIRVYRPEFSAIRKSLKDNILLFFSNLASHISINGGLIILSFFSVAETLGMYSLAERVVMVLRMFPALIIQAIYPNAAKLYKSDEAGFYKFLRSVYFRVLAFGAFLAGATYLTAPWTIQVLSRSELIESVTYLQLLALVPFLACLNIANVIMMLVADLKNLLFKASWMMCLYMIVAATILTSMMGGVGVCIAIISTEVIVFLICMVLLYQNNRKLIHGFYT; encoded by the coding sequence ATGTTTGAAAAATTATTACTCCTTCCGATTGGCAATATTATCAGGAACAAATCCATTCAAAATTTTTTGTTTTTGGCGATTATTCAATCTTCCAATGTACTGATTTCCATTATTAGCATGCCTTTACTTATACAAAGTATTGGGGTCGATCAATTTGGGTTGGTAAACCTTTCGCTTGCGGTAATTATCTTGTTGAATATTTTGGTAGGCTTTGGGTACAATCTAAGTGCCCCACGTGAAGTTGCGATCAATCAAGGGGATAAGACGGCTTTATCTCATTTGGTATCCAATGTATTTTCTGCCAAAATCTTATTGGCAACAATCGCCACGTTAATCATTCTGATTTCGGTATTTGGACTGAACTTATTCAAAGAGTACCAGATGATTTTGGTTTTTTCCTCTTTAATGTTGTTTTCCGAGGCCACCCTCCCCCTTTGGTTTTTCCAAGGGATGGAGAAAATGAAGTTGATCAGTATTGCCAATATTTTTAGTAAACTGCTATTCTTGATGGGGATCGTCTTATTTATTCACAACCCAGGTCAAAGCAGGTGGGTGAATTTTATGATGGGATTCTTCGGTTTATCCATCAATATTTTATTGCTCTTTTATATCCACACTTTTATGGGGATCAGAGTGTATCGACCTGAGTTTTCAGCGATCCGAAAAAGCTTAAAAGATAATATTCTATTATTCTTTAGTAATCTGGCTAGCCATATTTCAATTAATGGAGGATTGATAATTCTAAGTTTCTTCTCCGTGGCGGAGACCTTGGGGATGTACTCTTTGGCAGAACGTGTGGTGATGGTTTTGAGAATGTTTCCTGCATTGATCATACAGGCGATTTACCCGAATGCAGCCAAATTATATAAAAGTGATGAGGCCGGATTTTATAAATTTTTGAGAAGTGTTTATTTCAGGGTACTCGCTTTTGGAGCATTTTTGGCAGGTGCAACCTATTTGACGGCTCCTTGGACAATTCAAGTACTTTCAAGATCTGAGTTGATTGAATCAGTTACGTATCTTCAATTGTTGGCCTTGGTTCCATTCTTGGCTTGCCTTAACATTGCCAATGTAATCATGATGTTGGTAGCTGATCTCAAAAATCTATTGTTTAAAGCCTCTTGGATGATGTGTTTGTACATGATTGTAGCGGCTACTATTTTGACCTCTATGATGGGGGGAGTAGGGGTGTGTATTGCCATTATTTCAACGGAGGTAATTGTCTTTTTAATTTGCATGGTGTTGTTGTATCAAAATAATAGAAAACTGATCCATGGCTTTTATACCTGA